In Lycium ferocissimum isolate CSIRO_LF1 chromosome 11, AGI_CSIRO_Lferr_CH_V1, whole genome shotgun sequence, a single genomic region encodes these proteins:
- the LOC132037066 gene encoding uncharacterized protein LOC132037066, with product MIFDKFLTLSSYICYVGPVLNTGILFLVVTHISKYCTVVTVGGCSVGCDQISIASAIPLVPYRRLQNHQEHARQLVIELGRSPHPPELLRKTRLKANNEFVDQKSKPHMMPSYLRLHRCLSLKIDPVNLLQLTFQKFIWMSGWD from the exons ATGATATTTGATAAGTTTCTTACTTTATCTTCCTATATATGCTATGTTGGGCCCGTCCTTAACACGGGCATTCTCTTTCTAGTAGTCACACATATAAGCAAATACTGTACTGTTGTTACTGTAGGAGGATGTAGTGTTGGCTGTGATCAGATTTCTATTGCATCAGCTATTCCATTGGTGCCATATAGGAGGCTCCAGAATCACCAAGAACATGCAAGACAACtg GTTATAGAACTGGGAAGATCACCTCATCCACCTGAGCTTCTGAGGAAGACACGGCTCAAGGCGAATAATGAGTTTGTGGATCAGAAATCAAAACCACATAT GATGCCGTCATATCTAAGATTACATCGGTGTCTCAGCTTGAAGATTGATCCAGTGAACCTCCTACAATtgacttttcaaaaatttatttggATGAGTGGGTGGGATTAA